A section of the Salmo trutta chromosome 4, fSalTru1.1, whole genome shotgun sequence genome encodes:
- the LOC115191838 gene encoding beta-1,4-galactosyltransferase 1 has translation MCFGSAYDNRIMLDSSLNCRLRRRGCTLVVVLGVINLLVALFYFMGYSIGLSPNQQIQTQTRIETDFITVTHSPEDIGHRDLNNSVVTMQTPKLHDIHLPNTTTTTTTNTTTTSWKKLEKCPDPSPHLVGPLRIEFSTPVSLDTVRKENPGLQEGGRYKPHDCVALQKVALIIPFRLRDEHLKFWLYYLHPILQRQQLDYGVYVVNQDGDNTFNRAKLMNIGYAEALKEYDYDCFVFSDVDLIPMDDRNTYKCFSQPRHMSVSMDKFGFKLPYNQYFGGVSALSKEQFLKINGFPNNYWGWGGEDDDIFNRVSSRGMSISRPDSEIGKCRMIRHERDKLNDPNPQRFDRIQRTRLTMNTDGINSLKYEVVKVEKDPLFTKITVDVGKP, from the exons ATGTGTTTCGGTTCGGCATATGACAACCGCATAATGCTCGACTCATCTCTCAATTGTAGGCTGCGGAGGAGAGGCTGCACCTTGGTTGTAGTTTTAGGTGTTATTAATctcttagttgctttattttatttcatGGGTTACTCGATTGGGTTGTCACCAAACCAACAAATACAGACACAGACGCGAATTGAAACGGATTTTATTACCGTGACACATTCACCGGAAGACATTGGACATCGCGACCTTAATAACAGCGTTGTAACAATGCAAACTCCgaagcttcacgacatacatttACCCAAtacaactactacaacaactactaacactactacaacTTCGTGGAAAAAGTTAGAAAAATGTCCTGATCCGTCTCCACATCTTG TTGGGCCTCTCAGGATTGAGTTCTCTACGCCTGTCAGCTTGGACACAGTGAGGAAGGAGAACCCAGGTCTGCAGGAAGGAGGTCGCTACAAACCACATGACTGCGTCGCCCTCCAGAAGGTTGCTCTCATCATCCCCTTCCGCCTTCGTGACGAGCACCTCAAGTTCTGGCTCTACTACCTCCATCCCATCCTTCAGCGCCAACAGCTGGACTATGGCGTCTACGTCGTCAATCAG GATGGAGACAACACGTTCAACAGGGCCAAGCTGATGAACATTGGCTATGCTGAGGCCCTGAAAGAGTATGACTACGACTGCTTTGTGTTCAGTGACGTGGACCTCATCCCCATGGATGACCGCAACACCTACAAATGCTTCAGCCAGCCCAGACATATGTCTGTCTCCATGGACAAGTTTGGATTCAA GTTGCCCTATAACCAGTACTTTGGCGGTGTCTCGGCGTTAAGTAAGGAGCAGTTCCTGAAAATCAACGGCTTTCCCAACAACTACTGGGGCTGGGGTGGTGAAGATGATGACATTTTCAACAG GGTGAGCTCTAGAGGAATGTCCATCTCTCGTCCAGATAGCGAGATCGGAAAATGCCGGATGATCCGTCACGAAAGAGACAAACTGAACGACCCAAATCCTCAGAG GTTTGACAGAATACAACGCACGAGACTGACGATGAATACCGATGGTATAAACTCTCTCAAGTACGAAGTCGTCAAAGTGGAAAAGGATCCTCTGTTCACGAAAATCACAGTAGATGTGGGGAAACCTTAG
- the spink4 gene encoding serine peptidase inhibitor, Kazal type 4 isoform X2: MAGKVVMLLCVMLLVAFAGAEEENSGLYRKPSCVDMVEILACPMNLAPVCGSDGNTYPNECALCVQRQETRMDIFVMKEESC, encoded by the exons ATGGCTGGAAAAGTAGTGATGCTGCTGTGTGTGATGCTCCTCGTCGCCTTTGCAG GCGCAGAAGAAGAGAACTCTGGACTTTACAGAAAG CCGTCTTGTGTTGATATGGTGGAGATCCTAGCTTGCCCTATGAACTTGGCTCCTGTGTGTGGCTCCGATGGCAACACCTACCCCAACGAGTGTGCACTCTGTGTCCAGAGACA GGAAACCAGAATGGACATCTTTGTCATGAAGGAGGAGAGCTGCTAG
- the spink4 gene encoding serine peptidase inhibitor, Kazal type 4 isoform X1 — MAGKVVMLLCVMLLVAFAGAEEENSGLYRKPSCVDMVEILACPMNLAPVCGSDGNTYPNECALCVQRHPVQPYHYKAERVRLQKQHSTPTGKPEWTSLS, encoded by the exons ATGGCTGGAAAAGTAGTGATGCTGCTGTGTGTGATGCTCCTCGTCGCCTTTGCAG GCGCAGAAGAAGAGAACTCTGGACTTTACAGAAAG CCGTCTTGTGTTGATATGGTGGAGATCCTAGCTTGCCCTATGAACTTGGCTCCTGTGTGTGGCTCCGATGGCAACACCTACCCCAACGAGTGTGCACTCTGTGTCCAGAGACA CCCTGTCCAACCATATCACTATAAAGCTGAGAGAGTCCGTTTACAGAAACAACACTCAACACCCACAG GGAAACCAGAATGGACATCTTTGTCATGA